Genomic segment of Oncorhynchus nerka isolate Pitt River linkage group LG10, Oner_Uvic_2.0, whole genome shotgun sequence:
AGAGGGCGTGTCGTCTGTCTAGAGGGCGTGTCGTCTGTCTAGAGGGCATGTCGTCTGTCTAGAGGGGCGTGTGGTCAAAGTTCTAAccagtcatcaaatcaaatgtatttatatagcccttcgtacatcagctgatgtctcaaagtgctgtacagaagcacagcctaaaaccccaaacagcaagcaatgcaggtgtagaagcacggtggctaggaaaaactccctagaaaggccaaaacctaggaagaaacctagagagaaaccaggctatgtggggtggccagtcctcttctggctgtgccgggtggagattataacagaacatggccaagatgttcaaaaccAGTCTGTTATACCCTATTAGAAGGGGCCTGGCAGAAAATAGTGCATCTTTAGTCATATTAAATTAGGTTACAGGAAAAAAACGAAGGGATCAGGCCTGACTAACAAAGAAGACAGGTGGATGGATCAAGAGGACCAAGATAACCAAGAGGATCAACATGGACATTCCACAGTGGCGATAAGGAAAAACTAAAAGTGAACAATaatacatacactttagccaaatacatttaaactcagtttttcacaattcctgacatttaatactagtctaaattccctgtcttaggtcagttaggatcacaactttattttaagaatgtgaaatgtcagaataatagtagagaaaaatgtatttcagctttcatcacattcccagtggatcagaagtttacatacactcaattagcatttggtagcattgcctttaaattgtttaacttgggtcaaacgtttcaggtagccttccacaagcttcccacaacaagttgggtcaattttggcccattcctcctgacagagctggtgtaactgagtcaggtttgtggacctccttgctcgtacacaccttttcagttctgtccacaaatgaactataggattgaggtcagggctttgtgatggccactccaataccttgacttttgttgtccttgatgaacgaacatgtctccttcctgagcggtatgacggctgcgtggtcccatggtgttcataaactacgattgtttgtacagatgaacgtggtacctccaggcgtttgggaattgctcccaaggatgtacTAGACTTCTGggagtctacaattttgtttgaggtcttggctgatttattttgattttctcatgatgtcaagcaaagagtttgaaggtaggcctccaattgactcaaattatgtcagttagcctatcagaagcttctaaagccatgacatcattttctggaattttccaagctgtttaaaggcccagtcaacttgacccactggaattgtggaaTTCTGACCCACTGTAAACAATTTctggaaaaatgtattgtgtcttgcacaaagtaaatgtcctaaccgacttgcaaaactatagtttgacatttgtggagtggttgaaaaacgagttttaatgactaatgacttcaacctaagtgtacgtaaacttccaacttcaacctACATGAGTAAGAAAGATACAAACAAAAACACTTACAAAGAAGTAGACGTTAGAAGTAGACGTTTTGTCttttaaaagtttttaaaaattatGTTTATAATTTGCCTGTGAACTGTGAACCCTTCTGTAATCTACAAACTATTAAAGACTAGGACTTCAACCAGGCTGTCGCTATGCCATTTGCTCTCCTTCTCTTAAACACAAAAGCCTacgtgtttttttttctctcacaaaaGCAAAGAAAAAGAAAACATAATCTGGGCCAAATCAGCTGTACATAATTAAGCAGGGAGGTGTgcaactaccacattataccagtGGAGAAACTACATCACCTACGTAGGTATTACCATTTCAATTCACATTGCAGAAAGAACTAAACTcggcaaaaaaataaacatcctttttcagaaccctgtctttcaaagagaatgtgtgtcacagcatcatcggactgagcttgttgtcattgcaggcaatacaaacgctgtgcgttacagggaagacatcctcctcctccctcatgtggtacccttcctgcaggctcatcctgacatgaccctccagcatgacaatgccaccagccatactgctcgttctgtgcgtgattgtctgcaagacaggaatgtcagtgttctgccatggctagtgaagagcccagatctcaatcccattgaacacgtctaggacctgttggatcggagagtgagggctagggccattccccccagaagtGTCTGGgatcttgcaggtgccttggtggaagagcggGGTAAACATCTCAAGgcaagaactgacaaatctggtgcagtccatgaggaggagatgcactacagtacataatgcagctggtggccactgttacttttgattttgatccccgctttgttcagggacacattattccatttcggttagacacatgtctgtggaacttgctcAGTTTATGTCTAAGTTAGCAATGCTTGattcacagctctgtttatgacttcaagcctttcaactcccgagattaggctgccaatactaaagtgcctataagaacatccaatagtcaaaaggtatatgaaatacaaatggtagagagagaaatagtcaacgcgtcataattcctataataactacaacctaaaacttcttacctgggaatattgaagactcatgttaaaaggaaccaccagttttcatatgttctcatgttctgagcaaggaacttaaacgttagctttttttacatggcacatattgcacttttactttcttctccgactctgtgtttttgcataatttaaaccaaattgaacatgtttcattatttatttgagactaaatagatgttATTTATGTataatattaagttaaaataaaaaagtgttcattgttcattcagtattgttgtaattgtcattattacaacaacaaaaataactaATATTTTTGGgacgattaatcggtattggctttcttggtcctccaataaaGCAGTAATGAAAAATCATACCTCTAGTTTATACCCTTTACAATAAAGATATGAGAAGTTATTCGGATTTTTACCAattttctttgaaagacagggtcctgaaaaagggatgtttctttttttgctgagtttatatgattTATATTGCCTGAATACTCAATAATGATTAACGCCTCAGGTGTGTGTGCTTCAGTCAGGGTTGTGGTCAAATGCATGTCCTTTAAAGACAGACAATTTAGCAATTGAACAAAAAAATCAAATTCAATTTGAAAATGTTCCTAATTGCAAAAGCATGTAACAGAATTTGGGTATTCCAGAACTGTAATTGACATGTAAATAAACATAAGCTGCAGATAGAATGCTCAGCGTGCCAGAGATGGTACCATTCAGCTTGTCTGGGGATGACAAAGCAGGACTTTAACAAAGCCCAAATAAAAAATGATTGAAGGGGCCTCTCTGCTGTTAAATTAGAGACATATAAATAAATGACTGTTGTGTAACTACTTTAAAATGCAGAACTGTTGCACTAACAATGCAAACATTGATTTGGGCATACAATTTAAGATGGTAACCATTGCACAACTTAATGTAAACATTGTCTAATTTCATATAGAACAAATTGCACTTGAAATTATTTCTTTAAAAAAGTTATTACAAATAAATGCATATTTTCACCTTTTTCATCGTTAAATGCGATGATGTATTTATATCAAATCAAaactggattttttccccctcaaaacAAAGGTCGTACAAGTATGCTAGACATTGATTGAATAAATAGTTAGTTAGTTTGAAGTTTCTGTGACAAAGGgtgaattagttattgatttATACAATTGCAAATGGCTTTTGGCAAATGCCTGTTCAATGCCTAAGagtaggccactcttggccatgattacagacacctgtgtgtcttttgacactatataaacgagtcatcccgcagtgtttgtgattataccctgatgaagaagCTTGGCTGTCAAAATGTTGGTATTAAAtctttgcatctgagctcctagaatGTGCGGCTCTCCTtcattttcaagttttctactccgctagccagcacctcacctaaatagGTGTGTGTATCTTTTTCTTCTACAATGCCTGTTCAATGCCGGTTCAACGTCTGAAAATAAAACCAACTTTAACTTTGGTCATGAAGGTTAGGTAAAAGAGAATTGTAGGCTATTTCCTCAGGCGCAAACCAACAACCTCAGCAATTTACCACTTGCTTCAAATTGCAAATGTCTTTTTAAATtatctttctcttcctttctGACTTCCCCAAGAGACAAACACCACCCATTGTACCCACTAAAGCCTTGAGCGCTTACTAACGTCTCCGAGTGAACTACAATGTAAATATGATCCACATTGAATGCCCAATGAGACAAATTGTGAACTGTGCTACAGTCACAACTTGATAAACTCTCTCTAGAATTTTACAGCGATTATGAAACAGCTAATGATTTAATTAGCTTTGAATAAAATCTTTACACTTACCTATAACAACCTATAAGGTCTGATTTATCGGTTAAACATCGTCCACATAACTACTTTCGACTACTTTCGGTTGTGAATGTTATATAACAACTGCGCAAGAGACTTCCTCCTTCCTTCTTTTTCTTTTGTCTTCTTCTGTGAATTTTATAtagcggttggcaaccaactatagggtgcattaccgccaccaactggactggagtgtggaccagaGACAGGGAATGTCTCAATCCTACCCACTAATCCAGTCTCCCTAAGGAAACTAAATACATAATTAAATACTACTCCTGTTCAACTCCCTATCCCAACCACACCTCTCCCACTACATAGTCCTGTTCAAAgaatgcgcggaccaactgtcaagtgtcttcactgacattttcaacctctccctgaccgagtgtGTAATATCTAAATGTTTTAAGCACATCACCATagtgcccaaggaagtgaaggtaacctgcctaaatgattaccgccctatACCACTCACgatggtagccatgaagtgctttgaaaagctggtcacggctcacatcaacagcatcctcccggaaacCCTGCTTTGAgtatacgtcctggtaatccatctggcccagcagctttgtgaatgttgacctgtttaaaagtttTGTTCACATAGGCTACCGTGAGCtgtatcacacagtcatccagaacagctggtgctcttgtgCATGCTTCAGCCTTGAAGTGAGCATAAacggcatttagcttgtctggtaggctcgcatcactgggcgGCGTGCGGCAggagtttccctttgtagtctgtaatagttttcaagcacTGCCACCTCTGACAAGCGTcagtagtaggattcaatcttaatcctgtattgatgctttgcctggttgatggttcgtcggagggcatagcgggatttcttagaagcttccgggttagagtcctgctctttgaaaagcggcagctctaccctttagctcagtgcggatgttgcttgtaatccatggcttctggttgggatatgtacgtacggtcactgcaGCGACGACGTCGACGACGTCATCAATGctcttattgataaagccagtgactgatgtgatgtactcctcaatgccatcggagaaatcccggaacatattccagtctgtgctgcaaaacagtcttgtagtgtagcatccgcgtcatctgaccacttcggtattgagcgagtcactggtacttcctgctttagtttttgcttttaagcaggaatcaggaggatagaattaaggtcagatttgccaaatggagggtgagggagagctttgtatgcatctctgtgtgtggagtaaaggtggtgtaGGATTTTTTTCCTCCAGGTtgaacatttaacatgctggtagaaaacATGACATGGCAATTCCATAAGGAATTGGCAAGACAGttgaaacagactggcacccgtGCTAGTGAACTGACATTAGCCAGTTTGACAGTAGGCCTGAATAGATACAGGATCAGATTTGCCTCTGGGGATCAATGTTCATTATTAACGATAATGAATATCTGATCATGAACGATAGGCCAGTATAATTCTGCATATCATCTGAGCCCCGAGTTAAAAGCGAAAATGCTTCAaatcaaatgacattttaattgtcacatgcttcgtaaacaacagccatagacaaacattgaaatgcttacttacgggcaaCAATGCAGAGAACAAGACAATAGATGAATAGAAAAGTAATAAAAAAATCAACTTGTCTGTTTTATCTGTTATTCATTTGTATTTTGGTATAAAGAAAACAAACAACAATACATTCGTGTTGAAACATTATAAACCCGTTATAACCAATGTGGTCCTCATTACAGTCATATATTTACAAAATACAGTATATGAAAAaagtaaaaaaactaaaaacaataTATACATACCACATACTTGATTATTACAAAACAAAACATCCCCATATTGAACATTCTGTATTCTCTGAAACATACTTAGCTAATTCCTTTGATACAGTATTATTATCAAATGGGCAGtggcctccattcgctatttgtGACATGTATTTTCTaccctgcccctgttcctgcccatttGATCATGAGCCAtactaaatcaaaactaattgaATATATTAGCAAAGATAATATttaattgagaatagtctgatgggtgaaaatatgatcacttgatgaggGAAAAGCTGTGCAGCATGAGGCATTTTGCataaccggctgacaaaatgtcatgactgcCACAGCTTTAGTAGGAAGCTCCTATAGACCGCTGAGTTGTTTTCCTTCAGAGTCAGtgaacaggtacaacaggtaccaggtcataacatctacagaaaagacaggaatgccaatggtggaggtgttggtgtttatattcagaaccacattcctgtcaAGATTATTCAGatccatcagatgtagtgatcaTAATATAATATCAatgtctaggaaaaccaaagttgcaAAGACAAAAATGGTGTATATGTGGTCATAAAATAGGTTTTGTCGAATATGTGAACAATATTTGTTGATGTGTGTAATGAGTAAAAACCCTCATTGTTTTTTgcacaggctgtacacacttcatcagtctctcattcacaatttgacgaGCAAACAATTTCCTGGCAGAATCCCCCGTGTGGCCGTAACGCCCCCTAAACAAATCCATGTCTTTTGTGGCCAGTGGCCGTTGCGCCCTTGGGTTGAATATTATAATCCCCTTCTTCCGGCTGCCAATCACTGTGCTccaaagcacctctcactcacatggctctctcagatgGCTCTCTCATAAAAATCTACATTTTTATTAGCCAATGCCTGTCACACGATCGTGTCCTTCTCACAGGCATCTCACCTAAGAAGTaagctacaagtgaagacagacacatcggggacacAACTGCACACGTCCTTCTTATCCAATTCCCGAGGCGCATATATCAGATGTTAAAAGAACTGtgcacatttacttttcgtcagccaacaagatgagtaggtctAACGAACAGCAacagcactagcctatgtcaatctactatcccccatagtacaaaggtCGACCTATTCCATTGGTCAACTTGTCTTTCTGTGCGAGAAAGACATATtgcaaacatagtctgggacagttgtggaatgagatagatcccaaattaatacaaccacttacatcaacaacaacacaaaatTACGCAATGTGGCTGTTGCAACACATCAGAATGTTGAGCTTAAAATGTGATAacctattaggctatttcttcacattataagggAAGCAATGTGCACACCTCAGTAAGCGTGAATGTTCCATTATCAGTAAACACTATTATCAAAACAGGCCACAAACGTAATGATGCAGGTAATGCTTTTATCATAGAAGGTGcattttttatggtgaaaattattttccccaaacttgaaactcaggcGCTGCTTTTGTATGTAGTTAGGCACTACACCCTGCTTATGTATGTAGTTAGGCACTACACCCTGCTTATGTATGTAGTTAGGCACTACACCCTGCTTATGTAtgtagttaggctctacaccctgCTTATGTATGCAGTTAGGCACTACACCCTGCTTATGTATGTAGTTAGGCACTACACCCTGCTTATGTATGCAGTTAGGCACTACACCCTGCTTATGTATGTAGTTAGGCACTACACCCTGCTTATGTATGCAGTTAGGCACTACACCCTGCTTATGTATGTAGTTAGGCACTACACCCTGCTTATGTATGTAGTTAGGCACTACACCCTGCTTATGTATGTAGTTAGGCACTACACCCTGCTTATGTATGCAGTTAGGCTTTACACCCTGCTTATGTATGTAGTTAGGCACTACACCCTGCTTATGTATGTAGTTAGGCACTACACCCTGCTTATGTATGCAGTTAGGCACTACACCCTGCTTATGTATGTAGTTAGGCACTACACCCTGCTTATGTATGTAGTTAGGCACTACACCTGTTGAAAAGCAGATTCATGTGCTTCGTTTCAAGAAGTTATTTGGACacttagttgtgatacaaatctTATCAGAGCAAATAGGCctgtgggctaggctacatgaggtgtgcaacTATGATTTGAAGAAGAAAAAGGCATGCgctgtttcttgccttactgcACACAAGCTGGGTATCAAGTGATAATACACCATATTCACATGTGATAgtctaatattgtcacccatcagactattcttgatttaatcttgtctttacatatactaaatgaCATATGTgtgattgatttagaatggaccattatcaggcacctgtatcgaaacagggGGAATAAATATATGTCATctctgcacttaaatagcgaatggaggacgctttttcCTGTGGTTCATTTTTATGCTAGTCAGGTAatctatactcctgttgtaaagataagcaatgtgcttaatattaggacatttgagaaataaatacagtaggcctactcTATAGagagctgatgggatcctcctctttttaatagaggccatcactctgttttctcacgcaattacatagcctatagaaatgttgcgcaacacgagctctcatgaagtgtttgatcaGATTTTCCATTACATTtctattgatgtcagagtgattagagggacaatagagtgctgagtaccaggcagttagcaagtttggttgACTACTaacgacgagcatcagagcttaGAGAACCcgaattaccgtgactaaacggtcatgtggaatttgactgaaGTCCATAACCTATGACTGCCTAGTCACCGTTTACAGCCATAGTTATGTATTTCTGGCGGCGGCTAATTGGGGATAAAATACTAAAATCAATAAATCCATTCGTTTCCAGAGTAGGCACCTTCTATGCATATTGCTTAATGGAACTAAATTCTAAATTCTCAAAATCTGGGATCTGTTCAATAAGCTGTCGTGCATCTTTTCGTAAAGCAGCAAAGTAACGCTTTGTCTCTTTCAGTTCCCTGTCTCTATTGATCTCCAGCTGTCTGATTCTGTTTTCCTTCTCCAGGACCGTCTTCTCAAGAGTTAGATTTTCAATCAGCAGTGCTCTCAGAGCTTCCTCGTATCTAGCTAGTAATGATGCCTCTTTTTCCTGCATTTTCTTCTCAAAGATATCCCTGGCCTTCCTTTCCCTATCAGCAAGCATTTCGTTTACTTGTTGATATGTGTAATTTGTGTAGTAGCTACCCTGATTTGCCTTAATCATTTCATCTATCTTGTCAAAGAGTTTCAGCACTTGGGTACGGTCACTTTTTTCCATATTGTTGAAGACATGGTATCTATTCCCTAACCTCTGCAGAATTTTTCTGAATTCCTCATTTGCCTCTTCCAACATTTTCTCAATCCCTCCTTCAGCACAGGTAAAAAGGATCATGGTGTGCTTCTCTGCATCTTTCCCAAATATTTCCTCAAGTTTCTGCACTGTGCTCATCTCCTCCCTGGTGATGGGACCTACTTTAATGACAACTATGATGGCATGGGGACCAGGTGCTGACATGTTGACACACTTAGCTATCTCTCTCTTCAGTGTCAATTCAGGCAGATTTGTGTCTAATAGACCAGGTGTATCGACTACggtgacctgtctgtctcccacctcccctgtctctttagAACACTCTTTGGTGACAGATGACATACGACCAGCTGATCTGAAGGCATCTCTCCCCAGGATGGTGTTGGCTGAAGAACTCTTCCCAGCACCAGTCTTCCCCACCAGCACTATTCTGGTCATGAACACTAGGAGAGAACAAAAAAGGAGTACAGAGTCACATACGCCTCACACAACTATATGGCATACTCCTTGACTAAGTGAATGGACACAGGAGTGGTATTGAAAGCATAAATTGATAAACAACTGAGCCATTTACTAACTCATGTTAGGAGGAAGTTCTGAGCTCCATGTTCTCCGACGTGGCTGGCTCTCATCTACTGATTTTGAAAAAGCAAAGTTAAAACATTGTGCATCGGGAGCTTTTCCCAGCACCAGTAGGCTAATCCACTAGGACAATATTCTGTGTATAAATGCACAGTTAAGCAATGAGAACGGGATAGGGATTATCGTGTGAATAACTTCCAACTAAGGGCCCGGAGCAAAAAAAAAGTCATTTAAACGGGGAATGAAACGGGTGATTTAATTCACAAATGAAGCCGATTATGTCGTTGCACCCATGTGTAccaaaccataaacatcaatgcctttctttaaaatcaatacacaagtatatatttttttaaacctgcatatttagttaatattgcctgctaaacatgaatttcttataactagggaaattgtgtcacttctcttgcgttccgtgcaagcagagtcagggtatatgcagcagtttgggccgcctggctcgttgccaactgtgtgaagaccatttattcctaacaaagaccgtaattcatttgccagaattgtacataattatgacataacattgaaggttgtgcaatgtaacagcaatatctAGACTTAGGGTTGAAAGAAGAAACGTTTTGTTTCATATTTATTATAGTtcccggattcgaccatattaatgaccaaaggctcgtatttctgtgtgttattatgttataattaagtctatgatttgatagagcagtctgactgagctgtggtaggcggcagcaggctcgtaagcattcattctaACAGCaattttgtgcgttttgccagcagctcttccctgtgcttcaagcattgagctgtttttgacttcaagcctatcgactcccgagattaggctggtgtgaccgatgtgacatggctagctagttagcggggtgcgcgctaatagcgtttcaatcggtaacgtcactcgctctgagaccttgaaggaCTTGTTCCCCTCGCTCTGCatgggccacggcttttgtggagagatgggtaacgatgcttcgagggtggctgttgtcgatgtgttcctggttcgagcccaggtaggggcgaggagggggacggaagctatacagttacactggcaatagtaaagtgcctataagaacatccaatagtcaaaggtatatgaaatacaaattgtatagagagaaatagtcctataattcataTAAtaactaaaacttcttaactgggaatattgaagactcatgt
This window contains:
- the LOC115125012 gene encoding GTPase IMAP family member 7-like, which translates into the protein MMFMTRIVLVGKTGAGKSSSANTILGRDAFRSAGRMSSVTKECSKETGEVGDRQVTVVDTPGLLDTNLPELTLKREIAKCVNMSAPGPHAIIVVIKVGPITREEMSTVQKLEEIFGKDAEKHTMILFTCAEGGIEKMLEEANEEFRKILQRLGNRYHVFNNMEKSDRTQVLKLFDKIDEMIKANQGSYYTNYTYQQVNEMLADRERKARDIFEKKMQEKEASLLARYEEALRALLIENLTLEKTVLEKENRIRQLEINRDRELKETKRYFAALRKDARQLIEQIPDFENLEFSSIKQYA